A single region of the Candidatus Omnitrophota bacterium genome encodes:
- a CDS encoding ABC transporter ATP-binding protein produces the protein MVEIQGLYKSFNSHQVLNDLNLFIKKGTTLVVIGRSGCGKSVMLKHMIGVLRPDSGRVFVDGQNIWDLKRRDMERLRKRMNMVFQGGALFDSLTVGENVGFELIEEGRLGEAELRRRVKESLGMVDLSGIEGLMPSELSGGMRKRVSLARAICTKPELLLYDEPTTGVDPITADSINELIRSLHDKLNVTSIVVTHDMKSAYKIADRIAMLYQGRIIAEGTPSQIQNTDNPVVSQFINGLARGPITESTDN, from the coding sequence ATGGTTGAAATCCAGGGTTTGTATAAATCGTTTAATTCGCATCAGGTGCTCAACGACTTGAATCTTTTTATCAAGAAAGGCACGACGCTGGTAGTTATCGGCCGCTCCGGATGCGGTAAGAGCGTTATGCTCAAGCATATGATCGGGGTTTTAAGGCCGGATAGCGGGCGGGTATTCGTTGACGGGCAGAATATCTGGGATCTTAAGCGCCGGGATATGGAGCGGTTGAGGAAACGGATGAATATGGTCTTTCAGGGCGGGGCATTGTTCGATTCTTTGACCGTGGGCGAGAACGTGGGATTCGAGCTGATTGAAGAAGGCAGGCTGGGCGAGGCTGAACTTAGGCGTCGGGTCAAAGAGTCTCTGGGAATGGTTGATCTTTCCGGGATCGAAGGCCTTATGCCTTCGGAATTAAGCGGCGGAATGCGCAAGCGCGTGTCCCTGGCCCGGGCGATCTGCACTAAACCCGAGCTTTTGCTTTACGATGAGCCCACTACCGGGGTTGATCCGATCACCGCGGACAGCATCAACGAATTGATCCGCAGTCTTCATGATAAATTAAATGTTACTTCCATAGTGGTCACCCACGATATGAAAAGCGCTTATAAGATAGCGGACCGGATCGCCATGCTTTATCAGGGCAGGATCATCGCCGAAGGGACACCTTCGCAGATCCAGAATACCGATAACCCGGTAGTCAGCCAGTTCATCAACGGTTTGGCCCGCGGGCCGATAACTGAATCCACCGACAATTAA
- a CDS encoding MlaD family protein gives MTFGASKLELKVGAFVFIGLIVLSVFVLLVGDFKTMLSTQKINFVFNFINGVKNGAPIRYAGVDIGEVKKIGLFYSPEEKKEKVVVSGVVKKGVRIPVDSSIWVNTLGLLGEKYIDIMPGKDYDNFIKEGQTLAGIDPFAMHEFGELAKNIAKKLDDSIVEVQELAGSVSSLARNLDDGISKVKNAEGTIGKLLYDDSLYNDLSDMVADIKRNPWKLFWKSKEKPAPKKEPVKK, from the coding sequence ATGACATTCGGGGCCAGCAAATTAGAATTAAAAGTAGGGGCGTTTGTTTTTATCGGCTTGATCGTGCTTTCTGTTTTTGTGTTATTGGTGGGGGATTTCAAGACTATGCTTTCAACCCAAAAGATAAATTTCGTTTTTAATTTCATAAACGGGGTGAAGAACGGCGCGCCTATCAGGTACGCCGGCGTAGATATCGGCGAGGTAAAGAAGATAGGCCTTTTCTATTCCCCGGAAGAAAAGAAGGAGAAGGTCGTGGTGTCCGGAGTGGTTAAGAAAGGCGTGCGTATCCCGGTGGATTCGAGCATCTGGGTCAATACCCTTGGCCTTCTGGGAGAGAAATATATCGATATTATGCCCGGCAAGGATTATGATAATTTCATCAAAGAAGGGCAGACATTGGCGGGGATCGATCCGTTCGCCATGCATGAGTTTGGCGAATTGGCTAAAAATATCGCCAAGAAGCTTGATGACAGCATCGTAGAGGTGCAGGAGTTGGCAGGCTCGGTCAGCTCGTTGGCCAGGAACCTTGATGACGGCATTTCCAAGGTCAAGAACGCCGAAGGGACGATCGGAAAGCTGCTGTACGACGATTCACTGTACAATGACCTGAGCGATATGGTCGCGGATATCAAGAGGAATCCCTGGAAATTGTTCTGGAAGAGCAAGGAAAAGCCGGCGCCGAAGAAGGAACCCGTTAAGAAATAA
- the radA gene encoding DNA repair protein RadA, which translates to MKIKSVFSCQNCGCQSAKWLGKCPDCNSWNSFVEEDYAETSSKPKERSALYKDSPVLLKDIRIKDANRIPTDIGELDRVLGGGIVLGSVVLVGGDPGIGKSTIALQISNQLARKGRTVLYISGEESISQTKLRAQRLAAGTDNDKGSLYIVNQTDLSLISEYIRKLKPDLVIVDSIQVLFEPSISSSPGSVSQVRECAGILTQLAKTSGTSVFIIGHVTKEGTIAGPRVLEHIVDTVLYFEGDRFSTYRILRAVKNRFGSTNEIGVFEMSPAGLKEVSNPSEIFLSERPHGVSGSVVVSVLEGSRPILVEIQALVSKSGFGYARRRAEGFDYNRLSLLVAVLEKRIGLSLEAQDIFVNVAGGIKVEDPSADLAVAMAVNSAFREEPVMADMLVLGEIGLSGEIRSINQPLLRINEAEKLGFKHCMLPANSCKNLGHKPKKIELVPVGTLRQALDIAKGRQ; encoded by the coding sequence ATGAAGATAAAATCAGTATTCAGTTGCCAGAATTGCGGGTGCCAGTCGGCAAAATGGCTGGGGAAATGCCCGGATTGCAATAGCTGGAATTCATTTGTCGAAGAGGACTACGCCGAAACTTCCTCTAAGCCCAAAGAGAGGAGCGCGTTATATAAAGATTCGCCGGTCCTCTTAAAAGATATCCGGATAAAAGACGCCAACCGCATACCTACGGATATAGGCGAATTGGACCGTGTGTTAGGCGGAGGGATTGTGCTGGGTTCGGTGGTATTGGTTGGAGGAGATCCGGGTATAGGCAAATCCACCATTGCCTTGCAGATATCCAACCAGCTCGCCAGAAAAGGCAGGACTGTTCTTTATATAAGCGGCGAAGAATCAATATCCCAGACAAAACTGCGGGCGCAGAGGCTTGCCGCTGGCACGGATAATGATAAAGGCAGCCTTTATATCGTCAACCAGACGGATCTTTCCCTGATCAGCGAATATATCCGCAAGCTTAAACCGGACCTGGTGATTGTTGATTCTATCCAAGTGTTATTCGAGCCGTCGATAAGTTCTTCCCCTGGAAGCGTAAGCCAGGTCAGGGAATGCGCCGGCATACTTACCCAATTGGCTAAAACTTCCGGCACATCGGTATTCATTATCGGCCATGTGACCAAGGAAGGGACGATCGCCGGCCCCAGGGTCCTTGAGCATATAGTGGATACGGTTTTGTATTTCGAGGGGGACAGGTTCTCGACCTATAGGATACTGCGCGCGGTAAAGAATCGTTTTGGCTCGACCAATGAGATCGGCGTTTTCGAAATGAGCCCCGCGGGATTAAAAGAAGTGTCTAATCCTTCGGAGATATTTTTGTCCGAGCGGCCGCATGGCGTCTCAGGCTCTGTGGTAGTATCGGTGTTGGAAGGCTCGCGCCCCATACTGGTGGAGATCCAGGCTTTAGTCAGCAAATCCGGATTTGGTTATGCCAGGCGCAGGGCGGAGGGGTTTGATTATAACCGTTTAAGTCTTTTAGTTGCCGTCCTGGAAAAGAGGATCGGCCTGTCTTTGGAGGCCCAGGATATATTCGTCAACGTTGCCGGAGGTATAAAAGTAGAAGACCCGTCGGCTGATCTGGCGGTGGCTATGGCGGTAAATTCCGCTTTTCGGGAAGAGCCGGTAATGGCGGATATGCTGGTTTTAGGCGAGATCGGTTTAAGCGGGGAGATCCGCAGCATAAATCAGCCTCTTTTAAGGATCAACGAAGCGGAGAAACTGGGATTCAAGCATTGTATGCTGCCTGCAAACAGTTGTAAGAACCTCGGGCATAAGCCCAAGAAAATAGAGTTGGTCCCGGTCGGGACTCTGAGGCAGGCTTTGGATATAGCAAAAGGGAGGCAATGA